A part of Eremothecium sinecaudum strain ATCC 58844 chromosome VII, complete sequence genomic DNA contains:
- the EFT1 gene encoding elongation factor 2 (Syntenic homolog of Ashbya gossypii AFR142C; Syntenic homolog of Saccharomyces cerevisiae YDR385W (EFT2) and YOR133W (EFT1)), whose amino-acid sequence MVAFTVDQIRSLMDKVTNVRNMSVIAHVDHGKSTLTDSLVQRAGIISAAKAGEARFTDTRKDEQERGITIKSTAISLFAEMSEEDVKDIKQKTDGRSFLINLIDSPGHVDFSSEVTAALRVTDGALVVVDTVEGVCVQTETVLRQALGERIKPVVVINKVDRALLELQVSKEDLYQSFSRTVESVNVIISTYSDEVLGDVQVYPQKGTVAFGSGLHGWAFTIRQFANRYSKKFGVDREKMMDRLWGDSYFNPKTKKWTNKDRDADGKTLERAFNMFVLDPIFRLFSAIMNFKKDEIPVLLEKLEINLKSDERDLEGKALLKIVMRKFLPAADALLEMIIMHLPSPVTAQNYRAEQLYEGPSDDPACIAIKNCDPTSDLMLYVSKMVPTSDKGRFYAFGRVFAGTVKSGQKVRIQGPNYTPGKKEDLFVKSIQRAVLMMGRFVEPIDDCPAGNIVGLVGIDQFLLKSGTLTTFETAHNMKVMKFSVSPVVQVAVEVKNANDLPKLVEGLKRLSKSDPCVLTGMSESGEHIVAGTGELHLEICLQDLENDHAGIPLKISPPVVTYRETVEGESSQVALSKSPNKHNRIYLKATSLDEEVSLAIESGKVNPRDDFKARARVLADEYGWDVTDARKIWCFGPDGNGPNVVVDQTKAVQYLNEIKDSIVSAFQWATKEGPILGEPMRSVRVNILDVTLHADAIHRGAGQIMPTMRRATYAGFLLADPKIQEPVFLVEIQCPEQAVGGIYSVLNRKRGQVISEEQRPGTPLFTVKAYLPVNESFGFTGELRQATGGQAFPQMVFDHWSTLGTDPLDPSTKAGEIVLAARKRHGMKEEVPGWQEYYDKL is encoded by the coding sequence ATGGTTGCTTTTACTGTTGACCAAATCCGTTCTTTAATGGACAAGGTTACGAATGTTCGTAACATGTCCGTTATTGCCCACGTCGATCACGGTAAATCTACTTTGACCGACTCCTTGGTTCAAAGAGCTGGTATTATTTCCGCCGCCAAGGCTGGTGAAGCTCGTTTCACTGATACAAGAAAGGATGAACAAGAAAGAGGTATTACTATCAAGTCTACTGCTATTTCTTTGTTCGCTGAAATGAGCGAAGAAGATGTTAAGGACATCAAGCAAAAGACTGATGGAAGATCTTTCTTGATCAACTTGATTGACTCTCCAGGTCACGTTGACTTCTCTTCTGAAGTTACTGCTGCTTTGCGTGTTACCGATGGTGCTTTGGTTGTTGTTGACACTGTTGAAGGTGTTTGTGTCCAAACTGAAACTGTGTTGAGACAAGCTTTGGGTGAAAGAATCAAGCCTGTTGTTGTCATCAACAAGGTTGACAGAGCTTTGTTGGAATTGCAAGTTTCCAAGGAAGATTTGTACCAATCTTTCTCCAGAACTGTTGAGTCCGTCAACGTTATCATCTCTACATACTCTGATGAAGTCTTGGGTGATGTTCAAGTCTACCCACAAAAGGGTACCGTGGCTTTCGGTTCCGGTTTGCACGGTTGGGCTTTCACCATCCGTCAATTTGCCAACAGATACTCCAAGAAGTTCGGTGTTGACAGAGAAAAGATGATGGACAGATTGTGGGGTGACTCTTACTTCAACCCAAAGACTAAGAAGTGGACTAACAAGGACAGAGATGCTGATGGTAAGACTTTGGAAAGAGCTTTCAACATGTTTGTTTTGGACCCTATCTTCAGATTATTCTCTGCTATCATGAACTTCAAGAAGGATGAGATTCCAGTCTTGTTAGAAAAGTTGGAAATCAACTTGAAGTCTGATGAAAGAGACTTGGAAGGTAAGGCTTTGTTGAAGATCGTCATGAGAAAGTTCTTGCCAGCTGCTGATGCTTTGTTGGAAATGATTATCATGCACTTGCCATCTCCAGTCACTGCTCAAAACTACAGAGCTGAACAATTGTACGAAGGTCCAAGCGATGACCCAGCTTGTATTGCTATCAAGAACTGTGACCCAACCTCTGACTTGATGTTGTACGTCTCTAAGATGGTGCCAACCTCTGACAAGGGTAGATTCTACGCTTTCGGTAGAGTTTTCGCTGGTACTGTTAAGTCTGGTCAAAAGGTTAGAATCCAAGGTCCAAACTACACCCCAGGTAAGAAGGAAGATTTGTTCGTTAAGTCTATTCAAAGAGCTGTTTTGATGATGGGTAGATTTGTTGAGCCAATTGACGACTGTCCAGCTGGTAACATTGTTGGTTTGGTCGGTATTGATCAATTCTTGTTGAAGAGTGGTACTTTGACTACTTTCGAGACTGCCCACAACATGAAGGTCATGAAATTCTCTGTCTCTCCAGTTGTGCAAGTCGCTGTTGAAGTCAAGAACGCTAACGACTTACCAAAGTTGGTCGAAGGTTTGAAGAGATTGTCCAAGTCTGACCCATGTGTTTTGACTGGTATGTCTGAATCTGGTGAACACATTGTTGCCGGTACTGGTGAATTGCATTTGGAAATTTGTTTGCAAGATTTGGAGAACGACCACGCTGGTATTCCATTGAAGATCTCTCCTCCTGTCGTTACTTACAGAGAAACTGTTGAAGGTGAATCTTCTCAAGTTGCTTTGTCTAAGTCTCCAAACAAGCATAACAGAATTTACCTAAAGGCAACCTCCCTTGATGAGGAAGTTTCTTTGGCTATTGAAAGTGGTAAGGTTAACCCAAGAGATGACTTCAAGGCTAGAGCAAGAGTCTTGGCTGACGAGTACGGCTGGGATGTCACTGACGCCAGAAAGATTTGGTGTTTCGGTCCAGACGGTAACGGTCCAAACGTTGTTGTCGACCAAACTAAGGCTGTTCAATACTTGAACGAAATTAAGGACTCCATTGTCTCAGCCTTCCAATGGGCTACCAAGGAAGGTCCAATTCTAGGTGAACCTATGAGATCCGTCAGAGTTAACATCTTGGATGTTACTTTGCACGCTGATGCTATCCACAGAGGTGCTGGTCAAATAATGCCAACCATGAGAAGGGCTACCTACGCTGGTTTCTTGTTGGCTGATCCAAAGATTCAAGAACCTGTCTTCTTGGTCGAAATTCAATGTCCAGAACAAGCTGTCGGTGGTATCTACTCCGTCTTGAACAGAAAGAGAGGTCAAGTCATCTCTGAAGAGCAAAGACCAGGTACTCCATTGTTCACCGTCAAGGCTTACTTGCCAGTTAACGAATCCTTCGGTTTCACTGGTGAATTGAGACAAGCTACTGGTGGTCAAGCTTTCCCACAGATGGTCTTCGACCATTGGTCTACCTTGGGTACCGACCCATTGGACCCATCCACCAAGGCTGGTGAAATTGTTCTTGCCGCTAGAAAGAGACACGGTATGAAGGAAGAAGTTCCAGGTTGGCAAGAATACTACGACAAGTTGTAA